Proteins from a single region of Pseudomonas phenolilytica:
- a CDS encoding methyltransferase, giving the protein MPILDTPYARLDLIRQPEQPNEPLQAFDAADEYLLAELHPRALPTTTRVLILNDSFGALACALAAHVDVTSSGDSHLAHLALQKNLARNGLPAERVRFVPASEVAQGPFDLVLIRVPKTLALLEEQLIRLHDQLAPGAQVIAAAMIKHLPRAAGELLEQYIGPLQASLAVKKARLLSATPSAKPAPRSPYPTSYQLEQPKLELLNHANLFCREGLDIGTRAFLPHLPKALGALRVADLGCGNGVLGIVYALNNPQAELTLVDESYMAVQSARENWQAIHGERPVEIRAGDGLAEQPPASLDLVLCNPPFHQQQVVGDFLAWRMFTQAKTALRQGGELWIVGNRHLGYHLKLKRLYGRVEQVAATPKFVILRAIKG; this is encoded by the coding sequence ATGCCTATTCTCGACACGCCCTACGCCCGCCTCGATCTGATCCGCCAGCCGGAGCAGCCGAACGAGCCGCTGCAGGCCTTCGATGCCGCCGACGAATACCTGCTCGCCGAGCTGCATCCGCGCGCCCTGCCGACGACCACGCGGGTGCTGATTCTCAACGACAGCTTCGGCGCGCTGGCCTGCGCCCTGGCGGCGCATGTCGACGTGACCAGCAGCGGCGACTCGCATCTGGCCCATCTGGCGCTGCAGAAGAACCTGGCGCGCAACGGGCTGCCGGCCGAGCGCGTGCGCTTCGTCCCGGCCAGCGAAGTGGCCCAGGGGCCGTTCGATCTGGTGCTGATTCGCGTACCGAAGACCCTGGCCTTGCTGGAAGAGCAGCTGATTCGCCTGCACGACCAACTGGCGCCGGGCGCACAGGTGATCGCCGCGGCGATGATCAAGCACCTGCCGCGCGCCGCCGGCGAACTGCTGGAGCAGTACATCGGCCCGCTGCAGGCCTCGCTGGCGGTAAAGAAGGCCCGCCTGCTCAGCGCCACGCCAAGCGCGAAACCGGCACCGCGGTCGCCCTACCCGACCAGCTACCAGCTCGAACAGCCGAAACTCGAATTGCTCAACCACGCCAACCTGTTCTGCCGCGAGGGTCTGGACATCGGCACCCGCGCCTTCCTGCCGCATCTGCCCAAGGCGCTGGGCGCGCTGCGCGTGGCCGATCTCGGTTGCGGCAACGGCGTACTCGGCATCGTTTATGCGCTGAACAACCCACAGGCCGAACTGACGCTGGTGGACGAGAGCTACATGGCCGTGCAGTCGGCGCGGGAAAACTGGCAGGCCATTCACGGCGAGCGCCCGGTGGAGATTCGTGCCGGCGATGGCCTCGCCGAGCAGCCGCCGGCCTCGCTGGACCTGGTGCTGTGCAATCCGCCGTTCCACCAGCAGCAGGTGGTCGGCGACTTCCTCGCCTGGCGCATGTTCACCCAGGCCAAGACCGCGCTGCGCCAGGGTGGCGAGCTGTGGATCGTCGGCAACCGCCACCTGGGCTATCACCTCAAGCTCAAGCGCCTCTACGGGCGGGTCGAGCAGGTGGCGGCGACGCCCAAGTTCGTCATCCTGCGTGCGATCAAAGGCTAG
- the ettA gene encoding energy-dependent translational throttle protein EttA yields the protein MAQYVYTMHRLSKVVPPKREILKNISLSFFPGAKIGVLGLNGAGKSTLLRIMAGVDTEFDGEARAMPGINVGYLPQEPQLDPEKTVREIVEEAVSVIKDAQARLDAVYAAYAEPDADFDALAAEQAKLEAILQASDGHNLERQLEVAADALRLPAWDAKVGHLSGGEKRRVALCRLLLSAPDMLLLDEPTNHLDADSVAWLEHFLHDFPGTVVAITHDRYFLDNVAGWILELDRGQGIPFEGNYSQWLEAKAARLEQEAKQESAHKKAMKAELEWVRQGAKARQSKSKARLARFEEMQSQEFQKRSETNEIYIPAGPRLGDKVIELKNVRKGYGDRVLIDDLSFSVPKGAIVGVIGGNGAGKSTLFRMLMGKETPDSGSIEIGETVQLACVDQSRDDLDGNKTVWEAVSDGLDQIRIGNYEVPSRSYVGRFNFKGADQQKFVKDLSGGERGRLHLALTLKQGANVLLLDEPSNDLDVETLRSLEEALLDFPGSAIVISHDRWFLDRVATHILSYEDDGGVVFFEGNYSDYEADRKKRLGDAASQPHRVKYKKLAQ from the coding sequence ATGGCTCAATACGTCTACACCATGCACCGGCTGAGCAAGGTCGTTCCGCCGAAGCGTGAGATCCTCAAGAACATTTCCCTTTCGTTCTTCCCGGGCGCCAAGATCGGCGTGCTCGGCCTGAACGGCGCCGGTAAGTCCACCCTGCTGCGCATCATGGCCGGCGTCGACACCGAGTTCGACGGCGAGGCCCGCGCCATGCCGGGCATCAATGTCGGCTACCTACCGCAGGAACCGCAGCTCGATCCCGAGAAGACCGTGCGCGAGATCGTCGAGGAAGCGGTCAGCGTGATCAAGGACGCCCAGGCCCGCCTGGACGCCGTCTATGCCGCCTACGCCGAACCCGACGCCGACTTCGATGCGCTGGCCGCCGAGCAGGCCAAGCTCGAGGCGATCCTGCAGGCCTCTGACGGCCACAACCTGGAGCGCCAGCTGGAAGTGGCCGCCGACGCCCTGCGCCTGCCGGCCTGGGATGCCAAGGTCGGCCATCTGTCCGGCGGCGAGAAGCGCCGTGTGGCGCTGTGCCGCCTGCTGCTGTCGGCACCCGACATGCTGCTGCTGGACGAACCGACCAACCACCTGGACGCCGACTCGGTGGCCTGGCTGGAGCATTTCCTCCACGACTTCCCCGGCACCGTGGTGGCGATCACCCACGACCGCTACTTCCTCGACAACGTCGCCGGCTGGATTCTCGAACTCGACCGTGGCCAGGGCATCCCCTTCGAGGGCAACTACTCGCAGTGGCTGGAAGCCAAGGCCGCGCGCCTGGAGCAGGAAGCCAAGCAGGAGTCGGCGCACAAGAAGGCCATGAAGGCAGAACTGGAGTGGGTGCGCCAGGGCGCCAAGGCCCGCCAGTCGAAGTCCAAGGCCCGTCTGGCGCGCTTCGAGGAAATGCAGTCGCAGGAATTCCAGAAGCGCAGCGAAACCAACGAGATCTACATCCCGGCCGGCCCGCGCCTGGGCGACAAGGTCATCGAGCTGAAGAACGTGCGCAAGGGCTACGGCGATCGCGTGCTGATCGACGACCTCTCCTTCAGCGTGCCGAAAGGCGCCATCGTCGGCGTGATCGGCGGCAACGGCGCGGGCAAGTCCACGCTGTTCCGCATGCTGATGGGCAAGGAAACTCCGGATTCGGGCAGCATCGAGATCGGCGAAACCGTGCAGCTGGCCTGCGTCGACCAGAGCCGCGATGACCTGGACGGCAACAAGACGGTCTGGGAAGCGGTTTCCGACGGCCTGGACCAGATCCGCATCGGCAACTACGAGGTACCGTCGCGCAGCTACGTCGGTCGCTTCAACTTCAAGGGCGCCGACCAGCAGAAGTTCGTCAAGGACCTCTCGGGCGGTGAGCGCGGCCGCCTGCATCTGGCGCTGACGCTCAAGCAGGGCGCCAACGTGCTGCTGCTCGACGAACCGTCCAACGACCTCGACGTGGAAACCCTGCGTTCGCTGGAGGAGGCACTGCTGGACTTCCCCGGCTCGGCCATCGTCATCTCCCACGACCGCTGGTTCCTCGACCGCGTGGCCACCCACATCCTCTCCTACGAGGACGACGGCGGCGTGGTGTTCTTCGAGGGCAACTACAGCGACTACGAGGCCGACCGCAAGAAGCGCCTCGGCGACGCCGCTTCGCAGCCGCACCGGGTCAAATACAAGAAGCTCGCACAATAA
- the glyA gene encoding serine hydroxymethyltransferase — protein MFSRDLTIERFDAELFAAMQQEAQRQEDHIELIASENYTSPAVMEAQGSVLTNKYAEGYPGKRYYGGCEHVDVVEQLAIDRAKQLFGADYANVQPHAGSQANAAVYLALLSAGDTILGMSLAHGGHLTHGASVSSSGKLYNAVQYGINDQGLIDYDEVERLAVEHKPKMIVAGFSAYSQKLDFPRFREIADKAGAYLFVDMAHVAGLVAAGVYPNPVPFADVVTTTTHKTLRGPRGGLILAKKNEEIEKKLNSAVFPGAQGGPLEHVIAAKAVCFKEALQPEFKAYQQQVVNNAQAMAEVFIQRGFDVVSGGTQNHLFLLSLIKQDITGKDADAALGRAFITVNKNSVPNDPRSPFVTSGLRIGTPAVTTRGFKEAECRELAGWICDILDNMGDESVVDAVRAKVQAVCAKLPVYGK, from the coding sequence ATGTTCAGCCGTGACTTGACCATCGAACGCTTCGACGCCGAACTCTTCGCTGCCATGCAGCAGGAAGCCCAGCGTCAGGAAGACCACATCGAGCTGATCGCCTCGGAGAACTACACCAGCCCGGCGGTGATGGAAGCCCAGGGTTCGGTGCTGACCAACAAGTACGCCGAAGGCTACCCGGGCAAGCGCTACTACGGCGGTTGCGAGCACGTCGACGTGGTCGAGCAGCTGGCCATCGACCGCGCCAAGCAGCTGTTCGGCGCCGACTACGCCAACGTCCAGCCGCATGCCGGTTCCCAGGCCAACGCTGCTGTCTACCTGGCGCTGCTCAGCGCGGGCGACACCATCCTCGGCATGAGCCTGGCCCACGGCGGCCACCTGACCCACGGCGCGTCCGTGTCGTCCTCCGGCAAGCTGTACAACGCCGTGCAGTACGGCATCAACGACCAGGGCCTGATCGACTATGACGAAGTCGAGCGTCTGGCCGTTGAGCACAAGCCGAAGATGATCGTTGCCGGCTTCTCCGCCTACTCGCAGAAACTCGACTTCCCGCGTTTCCGCGAAATCGCCGACAAGGCCGGTGCCTACCTGTTCGTCGACATGGCCCACGTGGCCGGTCTGGTCGCCGCTGGCGTCTACCCAAACCCGGTGCCGTTCGCTGACGTGGTCACCACCACCACCCACAAGACCCTGCGCGGCCCGCGCGGCGGCCTGATCCTGGCGAAGAAGAACGAGGAGATCGAGAAGAAGCTCAACTCCGCAGTCTTCCCGGGTGCCCAGGGTGGCCCGCTGGAGCACGTCATCGCCGCCAAGGCGGTGTGCTTCAAGGAAGCCCTGCAGCCCGAGTTCAAGGCATACCAGCAGCAAGTGGTGAATAACGCCCAGGCCATGGCCGAAGTGTTCATCCAGCGCGGTTTCGACGTGGTGTCCGGTGGCACCCAGAACCACCTGTTCCTGCTCTCGCTGATCAAGCAGGACATCACCGGCAAGGACGCGGATGCCGCTCTGGGCCGCGCCTTCATCACCGTGAACAAGAACAGCGTGCCGAACGACCCGCGTTCGCCGTTCGTCACTTCCGGTCTGCGCATCGGCACCCCGGCGGTCACCACCCGTGGCTTCAAGGAAGCCGAGTGCCGTGAACTGGCTGGCTGGATCTGCGACATCCTCGACAACATGGGCGACGAGTCCGTGGTCGACGCGGTGCGCGCCAAGGTCCAGGCCGTCTGCGCCAAGCTGCCGGTATACGGCAAGTAA
- the trmA gene encoding tRNA (uridine(54)-C5)-methyltransferase TrmA, with translation MTQLRFDPARYDSQLAEKAARLQALLAPFAAPAAQVFDSPREHYRLRAEFRLWREDGQRHYAMFEPGDKHKAILIDEFPIASRRINELMPQLKAAWQASEVLSFKLFQVEFLTTLAGDALITLAYHRPLDEAWQAAAEQLAAQLGVSLVGRSKGKRIVIGRDYVEEALVVAGRTFRYRQPEGAFTQPNGEVCQKMLNWAFDALGQRDDDLLELYCGNGNFTLPLATRVRRVLATEISKTSVNAALANIADNGIDNIELVRLSAEELTQALNEVRPFRRLADIDLKSYDFGSVFVDPPRAGMDPDTCELTRRFERILYISCNPETLAQNIAQLADTHRIERCALFDQFPYTHHMESGVLLVRR, from the coding sequence ATGACCCAGCTTCGCTTCGACCCCGCCCGCTACGACAGCCAACTCGCCGAGAAGGCCGCGCGCCTGCAGGCACTGCTCGCGCCCTTCGCCGCACCCGCCGCGCAGGTCTTCGACTCGCCACGCGAGCACTACCGCCTGCGCGCCGAATTCCGCCTGTGGCGCGAAGACGGCCAGCGCCACTACGCGATGTTCGAGCCGGGCGACAAGCACAAGGCGATCCTGATCGACGAGTTCCCCATCGCCAGCCGCCGCATCAATGAGCTGATGCCACAACTGAAAGCCGCCTGGCAGGCATCGGAAGTGCTGAGCTTCAAGCTGTTCCAGGTGGAATTTCTCACCACCCTGGCAGGCGACGCGCTGATCACCCTCGCCTACCACCGTCCGCTGGACGAGGCCTGGCAGGCCGCAGCCGAGCAGCTCGCCGCGCAACTGGGCGTCAGCCTGGTCGGCCGCTCCAAGGGCAAGCGCATCGTCATCGGCCGCGACTACGTGGAAGAAGCACTGGTCGTCGCCGGACGGACATTCCGCTATCGCCAACCGGAGGGCGCCTTCACCCAGCCCAACGGCGAGGTCTGCCAGAAGATGCTCAACTGGGCCTTCGACGCGCTCGGTCAGCGCGATGACGACCTGCTGGAGCTATACTGCGGCAACGGCAACTTCACCCTGCCGCTGGCCACCCGCGTGCGCCGCGTGCTGGCCACCGAGATCAGCAAGACCTCGGTCAACGCCGCGCTGGCCAATATCGCTGACAACGGCATCGACAACATCGAGCTGGTGCGGCTCTCCGCCGAGGAGCTGACCCAGGCCCTCAACGAGGTGCGGCCGTTCCGCCGCCTCGCCGATATCGATCTGAAGAGCTACGACTTCGGCAGCGTCTTCGTCGACCCACCGCGCGCCGGCATGGACCCGGACACCTGCGAACTGACCCGTCGCTTCGAGCGCATCCTCTACATCTCCTGCAACCCGGAAACCCTGGCGCAGAACATCGCCCAGCTGGCCGACACCCACCGCATCGAACGCTGCGCGCTGTTCGACCAGTTCCCCTACACCCACCACATGGAGTCCGGGGTGCTGCTGGTCCGCCGCTGA
- a CDS encoding NCS2 family permease — MLEKLFQLKAHGTNVRTEILAGVTTFLTMAYILFVNPSILSETGMDKGAIFVATCLAAAIGSAVMGLIANYPIALAPGMGLNAFFTYTVVLGMGHTWQVALGAVFVSACLFFLLSIFRIREWIINSIPLELRSAIAAGIGLFLALIALQSAGIVVDNPATLVGMGDLGKPQALLAILGFFLIIGLEARGVTGAVLISILLVTVISILLGVSEFGGVVSMPPSLAPTFLQLDIMGALDVGLVSVIFAFLFVDLFDNSGTLIAVAKKAGLMRKDGYLPKMGRALIADSTAALGGSLLGTSTTTSYIESAAGVSAGGRTGLTAIVVAVLFLLALFFAPLAGSVPAFATAPALLFVAVLMASGLAEIDWHDLTVAAPVLITALAMPLTYSIATGIAFGFIAWVAAKFLAGRARELSVAMWVLSALFVVKLAFPG, encoded by the coding sequence ATGCTGGAAAAGCTGTTCCAACTCAAGGCGCACGGCACCAACGTGCGTACCGAGATCCTGGCCGGTGTCACCACCTTCCTGACCATGGCCTACATCCTCTTCGTCAACCCGAGCATCCTCAGCGAAACCGGCATGGACAAGGGCGCGATCTTCGTCGCCACCTGCCTGGCGGCGGCCATCGGTTCGGCGGTGATGGGCCTGATCGCCAACTACCCGATCGCCCTGGCGCCAGGCATGGGCCTCAACGCCTTCTTCACCTACACCGTGGTGCTGGGCATGGGCCACACCTGGCAGGTCGCGCTCGGCGCGGTATTTGTCTCCGCGTGCCTGTTCTTCCTGCTGTCGATCTTCAGAATCCGCGAGTGGATCATCAACAGCATCCCACTGGAACTGCGCTCGGCCATCGCCGCGGGCATCGGCCTGTTCCTCGCGTTGATCGCCCTGCAGAGCGCCGGCATCGTCGTCGACAACCCGGCGACCCTGGTCGGCATGGGCGACCTCGGCAAGCCGCAGGCGCTGCTGGCGATCCTCGGCTTCTTCCTGATCATCGGCCTGGAAGCCCGCGGCGTCACCGGCGCGGTGCTGATCAGCATCCTCCTGGTGACGGTCATCAGCATCCTGCTCGGGGTGTCCGAGTTCGGAGGCGTGGTGTCGATGCCACCGTCGCTGGCGCCGACCTTCCTGCAACTCGACATCATGGGCGCGCTGGATGTGGGGCTGGTCAGCGTGATCTTCGCCTTCCTCTTCGTCGACCTGTTCGACAACTCCGGCACGCTCATCGCGGTGGCGAAGAAGGCCGGCTTGATGCGCAAGGACGGCTACCTGCCGAAGATGGGCCGCGCGCTGATCGCCGACAGCACCGCGGCGCTCGGCGGCTCGCTGCTGGGCACCTCGACCACCACCAGCTACATCGAATCGGCCGCGGGCGTCAGCGCCGGCGGGCGTACCGGGCTGACCGCCATCGTGGTTGCCGTGCTGTTCCTGCTGGCGCTGTTCTTCGCGCCGCTGGCCGGCAGCGTACCGGCGTTCGCCACCGCGCCGGCACTGCTGTTCGTTGCCGTGCTGATGGCCTCCGGCCTTGCCGAGATCGACTGGCATGACCTCACCGTCGCCGCGCCGGTGCTGATCACCGCCCTGGCGATGCCGCTGACCTACTCCATCGCCACCGGTATCGCCTTCGGCTTCATCGCCTGGGTCGCCGCCAAGTTCCTCGCCGGCCGCGCGCGCGAGCTGAGCGTGGCGATGTGGGTGCTGTCGGCGCTGTTCGTGGTCAAGCTGGCATTCCCCGGCTGA
- a CDS encoding DJ-1 family glyoxalase III: MSKRVLIPIADGSEDLEAVTLIDVLRRADLDVTVASAEERRMLTCARGTRITADAMLLDVLAQDFDLIVLPGGMPGAQTLGELEPLAERVRQQAAGGREFAAICAAPAVALHAYGVLKGRRVTCYPGMSDRLGGSVFVDQPVVVDGNCITSQGPATALEFALTLVERLAGRSKRREVAADMLVPG, encoded by the coding sequence ATGAGCAAACGTGTCCTGATTCCGATCGCCGACGGTTCCGAGGATCTCGAAGCCGTCACCCTGATCGACGTGCTGCGCCGCGCCGACCTCGACGTCACCGTCGCCAGCGCCGAGGAGCGACGCATGCTGACCTGCGCGCGCGGCACGCGGATCACCGCCGATGCCATGCTGCTTGACGTGCTGGCGCAGGACTTCGACCTGATCGTGCTGCCCGGCGGCATGCCCGGCGCGCAGACGCTCGGCGAGCTGGAGCCGCTGGCCGAGCGGGTGCGTCAGCAGGCGGCTGGCGGTCGCGAGTTCGCCGCGATCTGCGCCGCGCCGGCGGTGGCGCTGCATGCCTATGGGGTGCTCAAGGGGCGGCGCGTCACCTGCTATCCGGGCATGAGCGACAGGCTGGGCGGCAGCGTGTTCGTCGATCAGCCGGTGGTGGTCGACGGCAACTGCATCACCAGCCAGGGCCCGGCGACCGCGCTGGAGTTCGCCCTGACGCTGGTCGAGCGCCTGGCCGGCCGCAGCAAGCGCCGCGAGGTGGCTGCCGACATGCTGGTGCCGGGCTAG
- the gdhA gene encoding NADP-specific glutamate dehydrogenase, translating to MIETVDAFLARLKQRDPHQPEFHQAVEEVVRSLWSFLEANPRYMQAGILERMVEPERAIMFRVPWIDDQGRVQVNRGFRIQMSSAIGPYKGGLRFHPSVNIGVLKFLAFEQVFKNSLTSLPMGGGKGGSDFNPKGKSDNEVMRFCQSFMSELYRHIGADLDVPAGDIGVGGREIGFLFGQYKRLSNQFTSVLTGKGLAYGGSLIRPEATGYGCVYFAQEMLKNIQSGFEGKRVSISGSGNVAQYAAQKVMELGGHVVSLSDSGGTLHFPDGMTCEQWDYLMDLKNVRRGRLEEMGAHFGVTYLADQRPWSLPCDIALPCATQNELDGDDARTLLKNGCICVAEGANMPSTLEAVDLFLEAGILYAPGKASNAGGVACSGLEMSQNAMRLHWSAGEVDTKLHSIMQSIHHACVAYGEEADGRINYVKGANIAGFVKVADAMLAQGVV from the coding sequence ATGATCGAAACCGTTGATGCCTTTCTCGCCCGGCTCAAGCAGCGCGACCCCCATCAGCCAGAATTCCATCAGGCCGTAGAAGAGGTCGTCCGTAGCCTCTGGTCTTTCCTCGAAGCCAATCCGCGCTACATGCAGGCCGGCATCCTCGAACGCATGGTCGAGCCGGAACGCGCCATCATGTTCCGCGTACCGTGGATCGACGATCAGGGCCGCGTGCAGGTCAACCGCGGTTTCCGTATCCAGATGAGCAGCGCCATCGGCCCGTACAAGGGCGGCCTGCGCTTCCACCCGTCGGTCAACATCGGCGTGCTGAAATTCCTCGCCTTCGAGCAGGTGTTCAAGAACTCCCTGACCTCGCTGCCAATGGGCGGCGGCAAGGGCGGCTCGGACTTCAACCCGAAGGGCAAGAGCGACAACGAAGTGATGCGCTTCTGCCAGTCGTTCATGAGCGAGCTGTACCGCCACATCGGTGCGGATCTCGACGTACCGGCCGGTGACATCGGCGTCGGCGGCCGCGAGATCGGCTTCCTCTTCGGCCAGTACAAGCGTCTGTCCAATCAGTTCACCTCGGTGCTGACCGGCAAGGGCCTCGCCTACGGCGGCAGCCTGATCCGCCCGGAAGCCACCGGCTACGGCTGCGTGTACTTCGCCCAGGAAATGCTCAAGAACATCCAGAGCGGCTTCGAGGGCAAGCGTGTCTCCATCTCCGGCTCCGGTAACGTCGCGCAATATGCCGCGCAGAAGGTCATGGAGCTGGGCGGCCACGTGGTTTCGCTGTCCGATTCGGGCGGCACCCTGCACTTCCCGGATGGCATGACCTGCGAGCAGTGGGACTACCTGATGGACCTGAAGAACGTCCGTCGCGGCCGCCTGGAAGAAATGGGCGCGCACTTCGGCGTCACCTACCTGGCCGACCAGCGTCCATGGAGCCTGCCGTGCGACATCGCGCTGCCGTGCGCCACGCAGAACGAACTGGACGGCGACGACGCCCGCACGCTGCTGAAGAACGGCTGCATCTGCGTGGCCGAAGGCGCCAACATGCCGTCGACGCTGGAAGCCGTGGACCTGTTCCTCGAGGCCGGCATCCTCTACGCACCGGGCAAGGCCTCCAACGCCGGCGGCGTGGCCTGCTCGGGTCTGGAAATGAGCCAGAACGCCATGCGCCTGCACTGGAGCGCCGGCGAGGTGGACACCAAGCTGCACAGCATCATGCAGTCGATCCACCACGCCTGCGTCGCCTATGGCGAGGAAGCGGACGGCCGGATCAACTACGTCAAGGGCGCCAACATCGCCGGCTTCGTCAAGGTTGCCGACGCCATGCTGGCCCAGGGCGTGGTGTAA
- a CDS encoding 2Fe-2S iron-sulfur cluster-binding protein yields MAAFNRFRLFHWLLAGFFLGAYLSGDDAETLHIWLGYGLVALLVWRLLIVPLRLRGFPQLLPPKGQRSKPGLSSLGKWLTVGALGSFAVASLVGLGMVDNGDVLAALPGVGPDVFGAASDIDFIGWMGDAEEVHEFFANLGLWLIGLHVGYVLLFRRKSVWPMLRGVPKAGPASTAPSASTSTPATTSVATAFASVPAPAAGEFTRLRIVSRQAETADSCSFTLQVPAAQRARFAAQPGQFLTLKVPAAEPALLRCYSLSQRPQADGALRITIKRVPGGRASNWLLDNLQAGDCIEALPPAGVFVPRNLDDDLLLLGAGSGITPLMAILQAALVEGSGQVRLFYASRDAASLIFAEELAEWSARYPERLQLRIWLDAEQGVPSGPAIATKIADWTVADAFICGPQPFMDAAGAALGERGVDAARIHLERFAAAAPTAAPGGRRSRLRVALDGRRHELDVPRGEVLLEAMEQAGLQPPSACRSGVCAACKCRVVEGSVSMRSNQVLSESEVRQGWALACQAEPRSAELQVEY; encoded by the coding sequence GGCCGGTTTCTTTCTTGGCGCCTACCTCAGCGGTGACGACGCCGAGACGCTGCATATCTGGCTGGGCTACGGCCTGGTCGCGCTGTTGGTGTGGCGCCTGCTGATCGTGCCGCTGCGCCTGCGCGGCTTCCCGCAGCTGCTGCCGCCGAAGGGCCAGCGGAGCAAGCCCGGCCTGTCGAGCCTCGGCAAGTGGCTGACGGTCGGCGCGCTGGGCAGTTTCGCCGTCGCCAGCCTGGTCGGCCTGGGCATGGTCGATAACGGCGATGTGCTGGCCGCGCTGCCGGGCGTGGGGCCGGATGTCTTCGGCGCTGCCAGCGACATCGATTTCATCGGCTGGATGGGCGATGCCGAGGAGGTGCACGAGTTCTTCGCCAACCTGGGGCTGTGGCTGATCGGCCTGCATGTCGGCTATGTGCTGCTGTTCCGCCGCAAGTCGGTATGGCCGATGCTGCGCGGCGTGCCCAAGGCGGGGCCGGCTTCGACTGCACCTTCGGCTTCGACGTCGACACCGGCAACGACGTCGGTCGCGACCGCGTTCGCATCGGTGCCGGCGCCTGCCGCCGGGGAGTTCACCCGTCTGCGCATCGTCTCACGCCAGGCCGAAACCGCCGACAGCTGCTCGTTCACCCTGCAGGTGCCGGCCGCCCAGCGCGCACGCTTTGCCGCGCAGCCGGGGCAGTTCCTCACGCTGAAGGTGCCCGCTGCCGAGCCGGCGCTGCTGCGCTGCTACTCGCTGTCGCAGCGGCCGCAGGCGGATGGCGCGCTGCGCATCACCATCAAGCGGGTGCCCGGCGGCCGCGCGTCGAACTGGCTGCTGGACAACCTGCAGGCGGGCGATTGCATCGAGGCGCTGCCGCCGGCCGGCGTGTTCGTGCCGCGCAACCTGGATGACGATCTGCTGCTGCTCGGCGCCGGCAGCGGTATCACGCCGCTGATGGCGATCCTGCAGGCGGCGCTGGTCGAGGGCAGCGGGCAGGTACGGTTGTTCTATGCCAGCCGCGATGCCGCCTCGCTGATCTTTGCCGAGGAGCTGGCCGAGTGGTCTGCGCGTTACCCCGAGCGCCTGCAGCTGCGCATCTGGCTCGATGCCGAGCAGGGTGTGCCGAGCGGCCCGGCGATTGCCACGAAGATTGCCGACTGGACGGTGGCCGACGCCTTCATCTGCGGGCCGCAGCCGTTCATGGATGCCGCCGGTGCCGCGCTGGGCGAGCGGGGTGTGGATGCGGCGCGTATCCATCTGGAACGCTTTGCCGCCGCAGCGCCGACGGCCGCACCGGGCGGGCGCCGCAGCCGCCTGCGGGTCGCGCTCGACGGTCGCCGTCACGAGCTGGACGTGCCGCGCGGCGAGGTGCTGCTGGAGGCCATGGAACAGGCTGGCCTGCAACCGCCGAGCGCGTGCCGCTCGGGTGTCTGCGCCGCCTGCAAGTGCCGGGTGGTGGAGGGCAGCGTGAGCATGCGCAGCAACCAGGTGCTGAGCGAAAGCGAGGTGCGTCAGGGCTGGGCGCTGGCCTGCCAAGCCGAACCGCGCAGCGCCGAACTGCAGGTCGAATACTGA
- a CDS encoding ferredoxin--NADP reductase: MTASEEKFTRQRLLEVQTLTPSLFTLRTSRDPGFRFSAGQFARLGVRKPSGCIVWRAYSMVSAPHDEFLDFFSIVVPDGEFTSELSRLKVGDELLIDKQAFGFLTLDRFPDGQDLWLLATGTGIAPFLSILQDFQAWQRFERIILVYSVREARELAYQRLIAELPQREYLEGLGSKLLYLPVVTREQVPGALHARITTLIETGELERAADLQLTPEHSRIMLCGNPQMIEDTRAVLKARDLNLALTRKPGQVAVENYW; encoded by the coding sequence ATGACCGCCAGCGAAGAGAAGTTCACCCGCCAGCGCCTGCTCGAGGTGCAGACGCTGACGCCCAGCCTGTTTACCCTGCGCACCAGCCGCGATCCGGGATTTCGTTTCAGCGCCGGCCAGTTCGCCCGCCTCGGCGTGCGCAAGCCCAGCGGCTGCATTGTCTGGCGCGCCTATTCGATGGTCTCTGCGCCGCACGACGAGTTTCTCGACTTCTTCTCCATCGTCGTGCCGGACGGCGAGTTCACCAGCGAACTGAGCCGACTCAAGGTCGGCGACGAGCTGCTGATCGACAAGCAGGCCTTCGGCTTCCTGACCCTGGATCGTTTCCCCGATGGTCAGGACCTCTGGTTGTTGGCCACCGGCACCGGCATCGCGCCGTTCCTGTCGATCCTGCAGGATTTCCAGGCCTGGCAGCGTTTCGAGCGCATCATCCTCGTCTACAGCGTGCGCGAAGCGCGCGAGCTGGCCTATCAGCGGCTGATCGCCGAACTGCCGCAGCGCGAGTATCTGGAAGGGCTGGGGTCGAAGCTGCTGTACCTGCCGGTGGTCACCCGCGAACAGGTGCCTGGCGCCCTGCACGCGCGCATCACCACGCTGATCGAGACCGGCGAGCTGGAGCGCGCCGCCGATCTGCAGCTGACCCCCGAGCATTCGCGGATCATGCTCTGCGGCAACCCGCAGATGATCGAAGATACCCGCGCCGTGCTGAAGGCCCGCGACCTCAACCTCGCGCTGACCCGCAAGCCAGGACAGGTGGCGGTGGAGAATTACTGGTAG